One part of the Nostoc sp. PCC 7120 = FACHB-418 genome encodes these proteins:
- a CDS encoding response regulator transcription factor, with product MPLTILVVDDDLGTRLSISDYLELSGYSVITANDGQEALTMVEAYHPDLIVTDIVMPRMNGYELVRRVRQQPPFRLLPVILLTARTRTQERILGYQSGCDLYLPKPFELEELAAAIRNLLERSQIIQSEYRFSQKDNLGSPLPSKIVESHHSVFTHVEKSHLLSSLTPREQEVLEMLTHGLSNIEIGHQLHLSPRTVEKYVSSLLRKTTTSNRAELVRFAITHGLVE from the coding sequence ATGCCCTTGACGATCCTTGTAGTGGATGACGATCTGGGCACTCGTCTGTCTATTAGTGATTACCTAGAACTGTCTGGCTATTCAGTAATTACGGCTAATGATGGTCAAGAAGCTTTGACTATGGTGGAAGCATACCATCCTGATTTAATCGTGACTGATATTGTTATGCCAAGAATGAACGGTTATGAGTTGGTGCGTCGAGTTCGTCAGCAACCTCCATTCCGTTTATTACCTGTAATTTTATTAACAGCGCGTACGAGAACCCAGGAAAGAATTCTTGGTTATCAATCAGGATGTGATTTATATTTGCCTAAACCTTTTGAACTAGAAGAGTTAGCAGCAGCGATTCGTAATTTGCTGGAGCGATCGCAAATCATTCAATCTGAATACCGATTTTCTCAAAAAGACAATTTAGGCAGTCCTCTCCCTAGCAAAATTGTAGAGAGTCATCACTCCGTATTTACTCATGTGGAAAAATCGCACCTACTCTCATCTTTAACGCCTAGAGAGCAAGAAGTCTTAGAAATGTTGACTCATGGTTTGTCTAATATCGAAATAGGGCATCAATTACACTTGAGTCCCAGAACTGTGGAAAAATACGTTAGTAGTCTACTGAGAAAAACTACCACCAGCAATCGGGCCGAACTGGTGCGTTTTGCCATTACACATGGTTTAGTAGAGTAA
- the smpB gene encoding SsrA-binding protein SmpB, whose amino-acid sequence MSDKSESYKVITDNRQARYLYEILETFEAGIQLTGTEVKSIRAGKVNLQDGYALLRDGEIWLINAHISPYNASGQYFNHEPRRTRKLLLHRQEIRKLIGKVEQQGLTLVPLKMYLKRGWVKVSIALGKGKKLHDKRESLKRRQDQRDMQRAMKNY is encoded by the coding sequence ATGAGCGATAAGAGCGAAAGTTACAAAGTAATTACTGATAATCGACAAGCCCGTTACTTGTACGAAATTCTGGAAACTTTTGAAGCCGGCATTCAATTGACGGGAACAGAGGTTAAGTCAATACGTGCAGGGAAAGTAAATCTTCAAGATGGTTATGCTTTGCTTCGAGATGGTGAAATATGGCTAATTAACGCCCATATCTCCCCCTATAACGCTAGTGGGCAGTATTTTAATCACGAACCACGGCGGACGCGCAAGCTGTTATTACATCGTCAAGAAATTCGGAAACTGATTGGCAAGGTAGAGCAGCAAGGTTTAACATTAGTTCCCTTGAAAATGTACCTCAAACGTGGCTGGGTCAAAGTCAGTATCGCCCTTGGTAAGGGTAAAAAGCTCCACGATAAGCGAGAAAGTCTGAAACGTCGCCAAGACCAGCGTGATATGCAACGAGCAATGAAAAATT